The bacterium BMS3Abin08 genome segment TTATATTTTTGTCATACCCGAAGTCTGTAGTCGGGTATCCGGAAGTTACTGAAAAGACTGGATTCCCGCCCAACAGACCGCGGGAATGACGGCTCTATTGTTGACTTTATACACAGACTCTAAATAGTGTCTGTGTATAAATTACGGTCATTTGTCATTCCCGCAAGCGAAGCGAGTCGGGAATCCTTCTTAAAGAACGATTCCGGACAAGCCGGAATGACGGAATAACGACAACTGTTCGACTTTATAGACAGACTCTGAATAGGAGAGTCTCATAACTCTTTAAACCTTCATCAGCTTCACAGCACAGATCTTGTAGTCGGGTTCACCTGCCCCGGACCAGCTCTTGGGGGCATCTACCGTCAGGAAATTTATCAGCTTGTTTTCGTCAAACCACGGGACGAATACCATCCCCTGCTTTGCCCTACCGGTAACCCATACAGGCAGTACTATATCACCCTTTCTGGATACTATCTTTAACTTGCTGCCATTTGTGAGCTTAAGACTTTCCGCATCCTCGGGGGATACCTCAACATAGGCCCTGGGGCTGAGTTCCCTCAGCATTCTCACCCGCATGGTCATGGTTCCGGAGTGCCAGTGTTCTATAACCCTGCCGGTGTTGAGGACGTAAGGGTATTCAGCATCAGGCATTTCAAAGTCAAGCCCTGCCTTGACGACCCTGATGATTGCCTTGCCTTCGGAGCCCTTGTGGAACGGGTGTGAACCGTAGTAGTTGACCGGCCCCTTAAAACCCTTTTGCTCCATGTGTTGATCGTAGAGGGTTACGTATCCGGTCCTGTATTCCCGGGTCGTGGAGCCGAAAATCCCGGCTGCATATCCCTTTGATATGTATCTCTTTGCCGTGCCCCGGTTTTCGGGGTCTATGCTTGTACACGGCCACTGAATTCCTCCGGCATGGGCCTTCAGTTTTTTGTACGTTACACCCCAGAGGTCTACGTCCTGTCCCCTTGTGCAGAGCCTGTATTCGTTCCATGCCTCTTGTTCTGTCTCAAACCCTAGACCATAGACCTCCTTAACCCCTTTGATTTTGCCCGTCCGGGGGTCTGTCACCCTGTACATGGTCTTTCTGCCCAGTCTCCTGGCTATCCTCCTGGCAACCTCCCTTATCTGCCGGAAGTCGGACATTGCCTCGCCGGGTGGGTCTACCAGCTTAGGGATAAACTGGGAACGCCTGTCGGTCTGGCCCATGACGCCTTCCTTCTCAACCCACATCGCTGAGGGCAGTATGACGGTTGCAAGTTCAGTGGTTCTTGTCGGGTAAACATCACTGACAACGGTGAATGCCCTCTTCATCGCCTCTCTGTATCTTTCGGCATTTGGGAGGCTCTGGCCGGGATTGGTGGTGTTGATCCAGATTGCCTTTATCTTTCCTTCGCCGAGTCTCATGAACATGTTCACCGCAGGTCCGGTAGGTTTCTTGGGCAGCCACTCTACGGGCACACCCCATATCTCCGCAATCTCGGCCCTGTGTTTCGGGTTTTTTATAGAACGGTGTCCTGGTAATATGTGAGTGAGGCCTCCCTGCTCCCTTGTGCCACCACAGGCATTGGGTTGGCCAGTTAGGGAGAGGGAATCACACCCGGGCTTACCTATCTTGCCGGTCAGGAGATGCAGGTTGCTTACCCGGCAGTTCAACTGAACCCCCTTTGTTCTCTGATTCAGTCCCATGGTCCAGATGCTGAGTGTGGCGTACCCCTTTCTTCCGAACCACCTGGCTGACTTCCTTATGTCCGAGGCAGGTACTCCAACCAGCGTCTCAACCTTCTCAGGCGCATATCCTTCGAGGAAGCTCACGTATGCATCAAAGTTGATAAAATCGCCCTTTGTCTTTAATCCCTTTCTGAATGTGCAGTATCTCAGGTATTCAGTATCAACGAGACCCTCCTGAACGATTACATGGGCCATGGAGTTCAGTAGATACATGTCATAGCCCGGTCTGAATTTCAGATGGATGTCTGCGTATCTGGCGGTTGGTGTATAACGGGGATCTGCAACTATAACCTTTATCTTCTCCGGATAGGCGGTTTTGCGGTTGACGACCCTCCTGAAAAGCATGGGGTGATTCTCGGCGGTATTGGAGCCTATGATAAAGAAGCAGTCAGCCTGATCGAAGTCGTCATACGTGCCGGCAGGTTCATCTGCGCCGAAGGTGTTTAGATAACCCCCCACTGCTGAAGCCATGCAGAGTCGTGGGTTGCCTTCGAGATTGGCTGTCCCGATGATCCCCTTAAAGAGCTTGTTGGCAGCGAATGCCTCCTGGGTGGTGTTCTGGCCTGAGCCATACCATGCAACACTGTCGCGTCCGTGTTTCTTGATCAGACCGGCAAACCTGTCTGCAATAAGGTCAAGGACCTCATCCCAACCGGCTTCACTGTAGCTGCCGTCTGATTTTCTGACAAGCGGTTTGGTCAGCCTGTCGTTGCCGTACATGATATGGGGAAGGGAGTAGCCCTTCATGCATAGTCTTCCAAAGTTTATAGGGCTGTCGGCGTCACCCTTAATCGAGACGACCCTGCCGTCCTTGACACCCGGCATCACTGTACAGCCCGTGCCGCAAAACCTGCACTGCGACCTTCCGTACTGTCTCTTGAGTTCGATGCAGAACTCAATCCCGTCACGGTCAGGCAGCATAAGGTCCAGCAGTATAAGGTCGGGAAGGGTTTCAGAAAGGGCATTCTCAGCCTCCCTGCAATCCACGGCTGTATCAACCTGGAAGTCATGGAGTTGAAGGTTGGCCTTCATCACCCTGAGAATATCTTTGTCGTCATCTATGGCAAGTATCCTGTGTCTCATCGCTTTCCACCATTGCCGGCAGTTTAAAGTAGAATGTGCTGCCTTTTATGCCGTCACTTAAGACGCCGAGTTCACCGCCGTGTTGCTCTATTATCAATTTGCAGAGAGCAAGTCCCAGACCCGTACCGCCGGTCCTGCCCTTGTAGAATTTCTCAAATATCTTTTTCTGCACTTCAGGTGCAACCCCCGGTCCCTCATCCTCTATCCGTATCACTGTCCGGTCACCTGTTCGATACCCCTCGATGTGTATCAATGCCCCTTCAGGGGAATGATCGATCGAGTTGGCAAGAAGATTACATAGTACCTCCTTGATGCGGTCTTCATCGGCATATGTCAGCATCTCCACGTCAATTTCCGTCTGAATCCTTATCCCTTTTTTTTCGAGGAGCGGGAGGACCTCCAGCAGGATATCCTGTATGGTTCTGTCAATGTTTATACATTCAAAATGGAATTCCATCCTTCCCTGTTCAATCTTCTCGATGTTAAGGGAATCCTTAACCATCCTCTTGAGTCGCTCAAAATTGGAATCTATTACCTTCAGGAACTGCTGTATGTCCTTGATTTCATCCGGGTGTCCCTTATTCATAAGTATTGCAGTTCTCGCATTTATGTAATCTATGGCCCCCTGTATGGCGGTAAGGGGGGTCCTGAGTTCGTGAGATATAAAGGATATGAAGTCGGATTTCCTGTTGGAGAGTTCCCTGTACAGCCTGCTTGATTCCATAAGCATCTCGTTGGTCCTTTGCAGTTGAGATGTGGCCTCTTCAACACGTTCTTTCAGGGAGTTGCGGTGCTCATCTATGGTCTTCTGCATCTCGTTGAATGTCCTGTAGAGAGAGCCGATTTCATCTTCAGTCTCCCTGAAGGGTTGTATCTCCTCTCCCCTTGAATAGGCCTCCATGGCATTTCTTAAACGGGATATCGGCTTCAGTATAAAGGCCATTATGGAGGGAATGAGGGTTATAAGGAGCAGGAGGGATATGATAACCGTTCCGAGGATCATATCCTTTCTGTTGGAGTTTATTTTTGAGAGTAATCCCTCAAGTGGTATCGTAACGCTGATAGCACCGCGGACGTCTCCAATGCGGTATCCCCTGTGGCACTTGATACATGACGATTCAACATACAGGGGGGGGCTACATACCTGAAGTATTTGAACCCCTGTTCTTGTGTAATTGCAGACACTTCACCGGCCTCTCCCTTCTCAAATATCGTGAGGGCCTTTTTTTCAAACCCGTCAGGGGCGTTGGATGGGTTCAGGAGTTTGCTGCTTGTTATATGGAACCAGTAGATGCCTTCATTTTTGGAATAATCCGATAGTTGCCTGGTTACAAGGGCCGGGTTTTCCTTGATGTATCTCTTACCTGTAATATCAACTATTTCTGAATCCTTGAGATAGGGGTTCTTCTCTACCCATGGGAGTTTTTCGACAAAGATGCCGCCATGGTCGGCAATCCATCTTCTGGTAAGAAGAATCTGCTTGAAGAGGATACGCGCCTGTGCCTCGACCTGAGACATGATCAATCGCTCCTGCCTTTTTTCGACGATATAAAAGGTGACGCCCACGGTAATTATTAGGATGGTGCCGATTATCAGGGCTACCTTGGCGGTCAGGTTTTTCCTGAGATATCCATTAAACATAAACTTGCCGTTCCCCCCCATTGTCTTGCCCGCCTCTGCGTTGCACACAGACAGGCCGCGAGACCTCCCCTCAGTCAGACCCCGCGGTCCTGCCTCAGGGTGTCATGCACCGGTACTTAAGTCTATTATACATGAAATGGAATTGTCCCTTTATATAAGGGTTTATCAGACCTTCCGGTAAGCCCCGCTGTTTATCCTGTGTTGTTCATGCACCGAGCTTCATGAAGAGCCGGGGAGAATTCGGCGGAAATTGCGAGTAAGATTCAATAATAAAGTAATCTAAAATTGTGTTTAGTATTATATCTAAAATTTTTTGCTTGACAAAGAGTTAAAATTATGATATAAAATAAATAAGCGCCTCGTTACCTCCCCTAAGCTGCTGTCCGCTTTTCACGGGCAGCAGCATCTTTTTCTTCAAAGTGCCTTTCACTGCTGAGATACGGTATTGTTTCAGGTTGAAAATACGGGATTCTGAAATAAATTCAGAATGACAATATGTGTTTTAAGGATTGTTGTGTTTTCAGAATTATGACACAGCCTGTTCGCCGGGATGACGGTTATGTTGGGGTTGCGGTGTTCAATTGCAGTGGTAATATGTCATTTGTCATATATAGTCTGTGTATAAACTACAGTTATTTGTCATTCCCGCAATCCCGAACGCATTCGGGAGTCGGGAATCCTTCTTAAAGAACGATTCCGGACAAGCCGGAATGACAGAAAAACGACAACTATTCGACTTTATACACAGACTCTATTTCGGATTGAGTGTTTTGTCCGGTAACTGCATGCAAAACATGGGATTCCGGCACTCTTGAGAGTATGATAATGGTCGCCCGGCTACTCGATCCTGAAGTGAATAACCTTCAGCAGCAGGCCGTTTCCGTCGGTGATATCGACCCGCCAGTTGCCCTTCCAGGCCCTCAGTATCCTCTTGCTGCTGTATGTCCTCCAGTTTCCGGATCTCACCGGCAGGGTGACCTCGGCCATCAACCTGCCCTCATAAAACCACAGGTGTTTAATCACTGTTTCATCCACTGCACCTTCAACCCTGGTGAAGCAGAATACCCTGCCAACCCCGGGAGAGAAGCTCTCCGCTACACCTGTGGGGACGAGATTATCGATTACTTCGGCGATTACGACCTCGGTAATCTCAAGGGAATTCTTTTTGTCTCCAGCGGCAGGTGACGATACCAGGACGATCAAGAAGAGATAAATGACCGTTTTCATGTTCCTGTTAATCAATGTCATGGTTATTCTGTCGAGTCGGCCTCGAAGGTCTCATAAGTATTGCCGGATTTTGAAAAGGCGAGATAGCCGAAGAATATGAAGTTAACAACAGGCACGATCATCAGTAACCCGAGCCATTTGTTCTTTCCGAGGTTTTCCGAGATGCACATCCAGAGATATATCCCGATTATATAATTGACAAAAGGTATGAGAAGAAGCAGTATCCACCACCAGGGTTTCCCGGCAGACGCCACAAATGTCCAGATCTGAACAAGAGGGATCCAGGCTGTCCATGGGGCGGGAACCGAGAGTTTTTTCGCTATAAGGTAAAGGCAGAGGGCAAGAAACAGATACAGGAGGATGCCTATGATGAAGAATGTTGTATAAAATCCTGTCAGGAGGAGGATGCCAAGTCCTGAAGGGAGCCCTCCGGGCTGTTGCTTTCCCTGCGGGAACGGGGTTGCAGGTTTGAACGCCTTTTCCGGCGCCTGACGGGGGGTTGCGGCAGGGGGTTGGACGGCCTGTTTTTGTTCTGGTTGTTTCCGCTCTTCCGAGACCCGGGGCTTGGTTGCCTCTTTCACTTCTGCTTCAGTAGGGGGAGGTCCCGTCTTTACTTCCCTCTTTACTTTCGCCGGTACGGCTTTCTTTGCAGTTTCTTTCTGTTTTTCCGCGACCTTCTTTGCCGGTTCAGCTTTTTTAGCAGACAGGCCGCCTGTTTTTTCAGGGACCCTGGGCAGGTTGTGTTTGTCAGGGGTAAAGTCAGGATCAATCAGATAGGCCTGACTGAAGAATTCGGAGGCCTCGTTGTACCTGCCGAGGCTGTAAAGACCGTAACCGATGAGATAGTATGCCCCGGCATCGGGTCTTTGTTTTACCTGTTCTTTCAACAAGTCAACAGCACGTTGAAAATCGCCCCTGTTGTACGCCTTCAGAGCAGTCTCAATGCTGTTTCCTCCCTTGGCGAAGAGCTGGCCATGGAATGAGATCATAAGTGTTAAAAACACAATAGCAACTACAATCCTTTTCATGATAACCTCCATGCTGAGTTTATTCCGATATCACTGCCGTCAGAAATAATCTGATAATGAGAACGGTATATTTATAAAACAAGGCTTCCGGACAGAGAGATTCGCATCGTTTTTCCAATTCCGGGCATGTATGCATAGAAACTCCAGCCTGCCCCTCTGTAATCCTGTATCATACAGAAATATACCACAAAAGAGGGCCAATAGCCAAACCATTCAGGCGTAGAGACAGGCTGCACAACAGATACGGAGCAATCAGTTGCCTGGAGAAGTAAATACTATTACTTCGGTAATTGAACAACCGTGCACCTTACTTAGCGTCTGTGTATAAACTCAACAATAGAGCCGTCATTCCCGCGGTCTGTTGGGCGGGAATCCAGTCTTTTCAGTAACTTCTGGATACCCGACTACAGACTTCGGGTATGACAAAAATATAAAACGGCAGTTTATACACAGACTCTACTTAGCGTCTGTGTGTAAAGTCACTCTCTCTCTATCTGTCATTCCGGCAGTCCTTAAGCCGGAATCTATTCTTTTCAATAAGTTCCGGATGCATCGAACGCTTTCAAGGCATGACAAATTATTTGTTGCCGCTTGGTAGCCAAAAGCGGTAGTATTATAGGCAGTCAAGCGGTTTTCGTTGAAACCCGGAAGATCACAAGAGATGGATTTCCGGGTTTAAAAAAGCCGGTAAGGCATTGTTAAAGGGCTTTCACCCTGTGCCGGATATTGAACTGATAGTGTTCTCTTGTGTAAACTTATATATGTACGGCATCTGTCCCGAGAGGGAACTCCCTTAACATGATGCTTCTGAATTTAATGAATCGTCCGCTATGATAAATCCGGAGAAGTTTCCCGGCATTAACAGGGAGGGGTCGGTCCTCATACTTGTCCTCCTCATACTTGCCCTCCTCATAGCCGTTGTTACGGAGTTTTCTTATGATGTTTATACCACAACCTCGGGTCTCTACAACTGGTCTTCAGGGGTAAGGCTGTCAGAACTTGCCGATTCAGGAGCGGATGTGGCGATGGAGATATTCAAGGAAAATTCTGCCGCAATTAGTTATACTTATCCCGGCGTGATCACTGTTCCCGTTCCCCTGGCCGGAGTTGACGATTCCCTTCGGATCGAGATTGTTGATGAACAGGCGAGGTTTAATATCAACAGCATTATCTATCCCAACGGGAACGACAATACCGAGGCCATAGAGAGGTTCAGGAGGCTCGTTTCTCTGCTCGAACTCGACGGGGATATCGTTGATGCGCTTGCAGACTGGATTGACCCCGATAGTGAACAGCGCCTGGCGGATTCAGAGGTTGGTGCAAAGAATGCCCCCTTTTATACACTCGAGGAAATACTCGCAGTCAAGGGTATTACTGAAGAGGTTTACAGGAAAATAAAGCCGTATATAACCGTTTACGGGGACCTCGCGGGGAGAATAGATATCAATACCGCCGGCAGGATCAACATTATGTCGCTCTCGGGAAGTATAGATAGTGAACTCGCTGAGAGGGTTATACTCTATCGTGACCGTTCACCTCTGAAGTCGGTAACCGAATTGAAGGATGTTCCGGGGTTTAAAGACCTGATGAACGAGATCGCAGGCAAGTATGTTGTTAAGAGCGGTTATTACAGGGTGAGGGCTACCGCAAGCTACGGTAATATAAAGAGGATTACGGATTCGGTTTACAGTGTTACAGGAAAGACAAA includes the following:
- the napA gene encoding periplasmic nitrate reductase precursor, with product MRHRILAIDDDKDILRVMKANLQLHDFQVDTAVDCREAENALSETLPDLILLDLMLPDRDGIEFCIELKRQYGRSQCRFCGTGCTVMPGVKDGRVVSIKGDADSPINFGRLCMKGYSLPHIMYGNDRLTKPLVRKSDGSYSEAGWDEVLDLIADRFAGLIKKHGRDSVAWYGSGQNTTQEAFAANKLFKGIIGTANLEGNPRLCMASAVGGYLNTFGADEPAGTYDDFDQADCFFIIGSNTAENHPMLFRRVVNRKTAYPEKIKVIVADPRYTPTARYADIHLKFRPGYDMYLLNSMAHVIVQEGLVDTEYLRYCTFRKGLKTKGDFINFDAYVSFLEGYAPEKVETLVGVPASDIRKSARWFGRKGYATLSIWTMGLNQRTKGVQLNCRVSNLHLLTGKIGKPGCDSLSLTGQPNACGGTREQGGLTHILPGHRSIKNPKHRAEIAEIWGVPVEWLPKKPTGPAVNMFMRLGEGKIKAIWINTTNPGQSLPNAERYREAMKRAFTVVSDVYPTRTTELATVILPSAMWVEKEGVMGQTDRRSQFIPKLVDPPGEAMSDFRQIREVARRIARRLGRKTMYRVTDPRTGKIKGVKEVYGLGFETEQEAWNEYRLCTRGQDVDLWGVTYKKLKAHAGGIQWPCTSIDPENRGTAKRYISKGYAAGIFGSTTREYRTGYVTLYDQHMEQKGFKGPVNYYGSHPFHKGSEGKAIIRVVKAGLDFEMPDAEYPYVLNTGRVIEHWHSGTMTMRVRMLRELSPRAYVEVSPEDAESLKLTNGSKLKIVSRKGDIVLPVWVTGRAKQGMVFVPWFDENKLINFLTVDAPKSWSGAGEPDYKICAVKLMKV
- the kinB_1 gene encoding alginate biosynthesis sensor protein KinB, producing MILGTVIISLLLLITLIPSIMAFILKPISRLRNAMEAYSRGEEIQPFRETEDEIGSLYRTFNEMQKTIDEHRNSLKERVEEATSQLQRTNEMLMESSRLYRELSNRKSDFISFISHELRTPLTAIQGAIDYINARTAILMNKGHPDEIKDIQQFLKVIDSNFERLKRMVKDSLNIEKIEQGRMEFHFECINIDRTIQDILLEVLPLLEKKGIRIQTEIDVEMLTYADEDRIKEVLCNLLANSIDHSPEGALIHIEGYRTGDRTVIRIEDEGPGVAPEVQKKIFEKFYKGRTGGTGLGLALCKLIIEQHGGELGVLSDGIKGSTFYFKLPAMVESDETQDTCHR
- a CDS encoding tetratricopeptide repeat protein produces the protein MKRIVVAIVFLTLMISFHGQLFAKGGNSIETALKAYNRGDFQRAVDLLKEQVKQRPDAGAYYLIGYGLYSLGRYNEASEFFSQAYLIDPDFTPDKHNLPRVPEKTGGLSAKKAEPAKKVAEKQKETAKKAVPAKVKREVKTGPPPTEAEVKEATKPRVSEERKQPEQKQAVQPPAATPRQAPEKAFKPATPFPQGKQQPGGLPSGLGILLLTGFYTTFFIIGILLYLFLALCLYLIAKKLSVPAPWTAWIPLVQIWTFVASAGKPWWWILLLLIPFVNYIIGIYLWMCISENLGKNKWLGLLMIVPVVNFIFFGYLAFSKSGNTYETFEADSTE
- a CDS encoding general secretion pathway protein K; translation: MINPEKFPGINREGSVLILVLLILALLIAVVTEFSYDVYTTTSGLYNWSSGVRLSELADSGADVAMEIFKENSAAISYTYPGVITVPVPLAGVDDSLRIEIVDEQARFNINSIIYPNGNDNTEAIERFRRLVSLLELDGDIVDALADWIDPDSEQRLADSEVGAKNAPFYTLEEILAVKGITEEVYRKIKPYITVYGDLAGRIDINTAGRINIMSLSGSIDSELAERVILYRDRSPLKSVTELKDVPGFKDLMNEIAGKYVVKSGYYRVRATASYGNIKRITDSVYSVTGKTKRIYYTLI